GGGCTGCGCGAGATGGCCTACTTCCTCGCGCCGAACATCAACTCCTACAAGCGCTACCAGGCCGGCACGTTCGCGCCGACGGCGGTCATGTGGGGTTTCGACAACCGAACCTGCTCGATCCGCCTGGTCGGCCACGGCTCCAGCCTCCGGTACGAGAACCGCGTGCCCGGAGGCGACGTCAACCCGTACCTCGCGGTGGCGGCAATGATCGCCGCCGGCCTGCACGGGGTCGAGAACGAGCTCGCGCTCGAGCCCGCCTTCGCCGGCAACGCCTACGTCGCCGACGCGCCCCGGGTGCCGACCTCGCTCGCGGAAGCGGCCAAGCTGTTGGAGGCCAGCTACATCGCCCGTGAGGCGATGGGAGATGTGGTCGTCGACCACTACACCAACGCCGCCAACGTCGAGATCGCTGCGTTCAACGCGGCGGTGACCGACTGGGAGCGGATCCGCAGCTTCGAGCGCATGTAAGGACGAGCCGAACAGTGACCACGACGTACGACGTCATCAATCCCGCGACCGAGGCAGTCGTCACGACGGTCGAGCTGACCGACGCTGCGACGACCGATGCCGCGATCGCGAGGGGCCGCAAGGCGTTCGACCGCTGGCGGGGGATGAGCCCAGGGGACCGCGCGAGGCTGCTGCGCCGGTTCGCCGAAGCGGTCGACGCCGACCGCGAGCACCTGGCCGAGCTCGAGGTTGCGAACTCCGGCCACACGATCGGCAACGCGCGGTGGGAAGCGGGCAACGTGCGCGATGTGATCGCGTACTACTCGGCGACACCGGAGCGCCTGATCGGCCAGCAGATTCCGGTGCCCGACGGCATCGACATCACCTTCTACGAGCCGCTCGGTGTCGTCGGCGTGATCGTCCCGTGGAACTTCCCGATGCCGATCGCGTCGTGGGGATTCGCGCCCGCGCTCGCGGCCGGCAACACGGTGGTGCTGAAGCCGGCCGAGGTCACGCCGCTGACCGCGATCCGGCTCGGTGAGCTCGCGCTCGAGGCCGGGATCCCGGAGGGCGTCTTCCAGGTCCTGCCCGGCAAGGGCAGTGTCGTCGGTCAGCGCTTCATCGACTCGCCGGACGTCGCGAAGCTGGTCTTCACCGGATCGACCGAAGTCGGTCGGGCCGTCATGGTCGGATGCGCGGCGCACGTGAAGCCGGTTACCCTCGAGCTGGGCGGCAAGAGCGCGAACGTGGTTTTTGCGGACGCCGACCTCGAGCGGGCGGCCGCGACCGCGCCGTACGCCGTCTTCGACAACGCCGGTCAGGACTGCTGTGCGCGGTCACGGATCCTGGTCGAGCGCAGCGCGTACGACGCGTTCATGGCGAACTTCGAGGTCGCGGTGCGCGGAGTCGTCGTGACCGACCCGAGCGACGAGAAGGCCGAGATGGGTCCGCTGATCACAGCGGCGCATCGGGAGACGGTCGCGTCGTTCGTTCCGGACGAGTCGCTGGTCGCGTTCCGCGGGTCGGCGCCCGAGGGTCCCGGTTTCTGGTACCCGCCGACAGTGCTCACGCCGACCGACCCGCGGGACCGGGTGATGCGCGAGGAGATCTTCGGGCCGGTGGTTGCCGTCGTACCGTTCGACGACGAGGCGGACGCGATCCGGATCGCCAACGACAGCGAGTTCGGGCTGTCGGGCTCGATCTGGACCAACGACGTCGGCAAGGCGATCCGCGTGAGTCGCGGTATCGAGTCGGG
Above is a window of Mycobacteriales bacterium DNA encoding:
- a CDS encoding aldehyde dehydrogenase family protein, which translates into the protein MTTTYDVINPATEAVVTTVELTDAATTDAAIARGRKAFDRWRGMSPGDRARLLRRFAEAVDADREHLAELEVANSGHTIGNARWEAGNVRDVIAYYSATPERLIGQQIPVPDGIDITFYEPLGVVGVIVPWNFPMPIASWGFAPALAAGNTVVLKPAEVTPLTAIRLGELALEAGIPEGVFQVLPGKGSVVGQRFIDSPDVAKLVFTGSTEVGRAVMVGCAAHVKPVTLELGGKSANVVFADADLERAAATAPYAVFDNAGQDCCARSRILVERSAYDAFMANFEVAVRGVVVTDPSDEKAEMGPLITAAHRETVASFVPDESLVAFRGSAPEGPGFWYPPTVLTPTDPRDRVMREEIFGPVVAVVPFDDEADAIRIANDSEFGLSGSIWTNDVGKAIRVSRGIESGNLSVNSHSSVRYWTPFGGYKSSGLGRELGPDAPLAFTETKNVFISTT